A portion of the Streptomyces sp. YPW6 genome contains these proteins:
- a CDS encoding C40 family peptidase, producing MAAHRRSAHRKPKQRPLFGPAARTAATLALAGAATAGSVTGAGAAPAEPAPTADQVKAKVDRLYHDAEVATEKYNGAKEKADAATRAVDALTDEAARRTDRLNTARHALGSLATAQYRSGTLDPALQLALSSDPDAYLQRASYLDRAGDRQSGLLRNIKRQVSRISQVKARADEETERLAARRTELREHRAAIRTKLADARKLLATLTADERADVERAADARHGGGPVHADRSTARSGPAPATGSRAGQAIAFARGAIGKPYVWGATGPNAFDCSGLTQAAWKAAGVSLPRTTYTQINAGQRIPRSQLAPGDLVFFYSGISHVGLYIGGGEMIHAPRPGAPVRIAPIDQMPFAGATRVA from the coding sequence GTGGCAGCGCACCGCAGGTCAGCTCATCGAAAACCCAAGCAGCGCCCGCTCTTCGGCCCTGCTGCCCGCACCGCCGCCACCCTGGCGCTCGCCGGGGCCGCCACCGCCGGATCGGTCACCGGTGCGGGGGCGGCCCCCGCCGAACCGGCCCCCACCGCGGACCAGGTGAAGGCGAAGGTCGACCGGCTCTACCACGACGCCGAGGTCGCCACCGAGAAGTACAACGGAGCGAAGGAGAAGGCGGATGCCGCCACCCGCGCCGTCGACGCCCTGACCGACGAGGCCGCCCGCCGCACCGACCGCCTCAACACCGCCCGGCACGCGCTCGGTTCACTGGCCACCGCGCAGTACCGCTCCGGCACCCTGGATCCGGCCCTGCAACTGGCGCTCTCCTCCGACCCCGACGCCTATCTGCAACGCGCCTCCTACCTCGACCGGGCGGGCGACCGGCAGAGCGGGCTGCTGCGGAACATCAAGCGGCAGGTCTCCCGGATCTCCCAGGTCAAGGCCCGCGCCGACGAGGAGACCGAACGCCTCGCCGCCCGGCGCACCGAACTGCGCGAGCACCGCGCCGCGATCCGCACCAAGCTGGCCGACGCCCGGAAGCTGCTGGCCACCCTGACCGCCGACGAACGGGCCGACGTCGAACGCGCCGCCGACGCCCGGCACGGCGGCGGCCCGGTCCACGCCGACCGCTCCACCGCCCGCAGCGGCCCCGCACCGGCCACCGGCTCCCGCGCCGGGCAGGCCATCGCCTTCGCCCGCGGCGCGATCGGCAAGCCGTACGTCTGGGGCGCGACCGGACCGAACGCCTTCGACTGCTCCGGCCTCACCCAGGCGGCCTGGAAGGCCGCGGGGGTCAGCCTGCCGCGCACCACCTACACCCAGATCAACGCCGGACAGCGCATCCCGCGCTCCCAACTGGCCCCCGGCGATCTGGTGTTCTTCTACTCCGGGATCAGCCATGTCGGCCTCTACATCGGCGGCGGCGAGATGATCCACGCCCCGCGTCCGGGAGCACCGGTGCGCATCGCGCCGATCGACCAGATGCCGTTCGCGGGCGCGACCCGGGTGGCGTAG
- a CDS encoding response regulator transcription factor: MTENTGATGGPERRVRVVLVDDHRMFRTGVQAEIGRTEETGVEVVGEAADVDQAVTVITATRPEVVLLDVHLPGGGGVEVLRRCAPLMGAVENPVRFLALSVSDAAEDVIGVIRGGARGYVTKTITGTDLVDSVFRVQEGDAVFSPRLAGFVLDAFASTDAPPVDEDLDRLTQREREVLRLIARGYAYKEIAKQLFISVKTVESHVSAVLRKLQLSNRHELTRWATARRLV, encoded by the coding sequence ATGACCGAGAACACCGGGGCCACCGGGGGCCCGGAGCGGCGGGTACGGGTCGTGCTCGTCGACGACCACCGGATGTTCCGCACCGGGGTGCAGGCCGAGATCGGCCGCACCGAGGAGACCGGCGTCGAGGTGGTCGGCGAGGCCGCCGACGTCGACCAGGCGGTCACCGTCATCACCGCGACCCGCCCCGAGGTCGTCCTCCTCGACGTCCACCTCCCGGGCGGCGGCGGCGTCGAGGTGCTCCGCCGCTGCGCCCCGCTGATGGGCGCGGTGGAGAACCCGGTCCGCTTCCTCGCGCTCTCCGTGTCGGACGCGGCCGAGGACGTCATCGGCGTGATCCGGGGCGGCGCCCGCGGCTACGTCACCAAGACGATCACCGGCACCGACCTCGTCGACTCCGTCTTCCGGGTCCAGGAGGGCGACGCGGTCTTCTCGCCCCGACTGGCCGGGTTCGTCCTGGACGCCTTCGCCTCCACGGACGCCCCGCCGGTCGACGAGGACCTGGACCGCCTCACCCAGCGCGAGCGCGAGGTCCTGCGGCTGATCGCCCGCGGCTACGCCTACAAGGAGATCGCCAAGCAGCTGTTCATCTCGGTGAAGACGGTCGAGTCGCACGTCTCGGCGGTGCTGCGCAAGCTCCAGCTCTCCAACCGGCACGAACTGACCCGCTGGGCGACGGCGCGACGGCTGGTCTGA
- a CDS encoding ATP-binding protein, producing MPAATARAASSFTADPGETPPRKLYRSADGRLLGGVARGLAGHLGLPVAWVRLVFLGLFVTDGLGALLYAVFWIVVPLGVGGVEPSRSVFETGADGRRRLRKPDKGQVFALIALVNGAVAYFVNVDMGGETGRYIWPTLLIGAGSVLVWRQADNARRARWMEVSRNRRLLHVARGLAGVALVGLGLAVFLVVRGSAAQLGNVLTAAIAVLTGIFLLAGPYLVRMTQDLSEERLMRIRAQERAEVAAHVHDSVLHTLTLIQRNADDAGEVRRLARAQERELRNWLYNPEGTGKDEDDEPETLGEAVKRAAAEVEDKHGVPLEVVVVGDCPLDEKLAAQMQAAREAMVNAAKYGGEGGAVQVFAEVEGRTVFVSVRDRGPGFDLDEVPADRMGVRESIIGRMQRNGGSARLRSVPGGGTEVELEMERAGE from the coding sequence ATGCCCGCCGCCACCGCCCGAGCCGCCAGCTCCTTCACCGCCGACCCGGGGGAGACGCCGCCGCGCAAGCTCTACCGCAGTGCCGACGGACGGCTGCTGGGCGGCGTCGCGCGCGGGCTGGCCGGGCACCTGGGCCTGCCGGTCGCCTGGGTGCGGCTCGTCTTCCTCGGACTGTTCGTCACCGACGGCCTCGGCGCCCTGCTCTACGCGGTCTTCTGGATCGTCGTCCCGCTCGGCGTCGGCGGCGTCGAGCCCTCCCGCTCCGTCTTCGAGACCGGCGCCGACGGCCGCCGCAGGCTGCGCAAGCCGGACAAGGGGCAGGTCTTCGCGCTGATCGCCCTGGTGAACGGGGCCGTGGCCTACTTCGTCAACGTCGACATGGGCGGCGAGACCGGTCGCTACATCTGGCCCACCCTCCTCATCGGCGCGGGCTCCGTCCTGGTCTGGCGGCAGGCGGACAACGCCCGACGCGCCCGCTGGATGGAGGTCAGCCGCAACCGCAGGCTGCTCCACGTGGCCCGCGGCCTCGCCGGGGTCGCCCTGGTCGGCCTGGGCCTCGCCGTCTTCCTCGTCGTCCGCGGCTCCGCCGCCCAGCTCGGCAATGTGCTCACCGCCGCGATCGCCGTGCTGACCGGCATCTTCCTGCTCGCCGGGCCCTACCTGGTGCGGATGACCCAGGACCTGTCCGAGGAGCGCCTGATGCGCATCCGGGCCCAGGAGCGGGCCGAGGTCGCCGCCCACGTCCACGACTCGGTGCTCCACACCCTCACCCTGATCCAGCGCAACGCGGACGACGCGGGCGAGGTCAGACGCCTCGCCCGCGCCCAGGAACGCGAGCTGCGCAACTGGCTCTACAACCCCGAGGGCACCGGCAAGGACGAGGACGACGAACCGGAGACCCTGGGCGAGGCGGTCAAGCGGGCCGCCGCCGAGGTCGAGGACAAGCACGGCGTCCCCCTGGAGGTCGTGGTGGTCGGCGACTGCCCCCTCGACGAGAAGCTGGCCGCCCAGATGCAGGCCGCGCGCGAGGCGATGGTCAACGCCGCCAAGTACGGTGGCGAGGGCGGGGCCGTCCAGGTCTTCGCGGAGGTCGAGGGCCGGACGGTCTTCGTGTCCGTACGGGACCGGGGTCCGGGCTTCGACCTGGACGAGGTTCCCGCGGACCGGATGGGCGTACGAGAATCAATCATCGGCCGGATGCAGCGCAACGGCGGGAGCGCCCGGCTGCGTTCGGTGCCCGGCGGAGGCACCGAGGTCGAGCTGGAGATGGAGAGGGCGGGCGAATGA
- a CDS encoding glycosyltransferase family 2 protein — protein MALTGSALLDSEEALPPGTEAVRQAPPPAVDKVLPKAHREPAHDTVVVIPARNEEAEVLSSLESLAAQTHRPDLILVVVNNSTDGTERITREFAGRPGVPQTRVLCLPDNPHKKAGALNHALAGLAEQCGDLTGAARYVLVMDADTSLHPRFVQRARMVMESDPTLGGVSATCYGRSGLWQNPWQRYLAGMQIIEYGRYAHTRSRTDLHTMAGAGSFYSTAALQHLIDARGEVFWQHSGNLVEDYETTLSLKEAGWRVTANQYCVAYTDLMPVLGDLVRQRERWVRGTLDIMRQRGWTRHTRLSIVQYVLGLLGFAYSLGWVAVWAAQSIAQGQPAGDPLWLLLLLAWSVFSAVRVIPLGWKAMLVCALLLPELVFQFIRTYWMGASLWRSYTSGAATWA, from the coding sequence ATGGCATTGACAGGGTCGGCCCTGCTCGATTCCGAGGAAGCACTTCCCCCAGGCACCGAAGCCGTCAGGCAGGCGCCGCCCCCAGCAGTGGACAAGGTGTTGCCGAAAGCGCATCGCGAACCAGCGCACGACACCGTGGTCGTGATCCCGGCCCGGAACGAGGAAGCCGAAGTGCTCAGCTCCCTGGAGTCCCTGGCCGCCCAGACCCACCGCCCCGACCTGATCCTCGTCGTGGTGAACAACTCGACGGACGGCACGGAGCGCATCACCCGCGAGTTCGCCGGCCGGCCCGGCGTTCCGCAGACCCGGGTCCTGTGCCTGCCCGACAATCCCCACAAGAAGGCGGGGGCTCTCAACCATGCCCTCGCGGGTCTCGCCGAGCAGTGCGGGGACCTCACCGGCGCGGCACGCTACGTCCTCGTCATGGACGCGGACACCTCCCTGCATCCACGATTCGTCCAGCGGGCACGGATGGTCATGGAATCCGATCCGACTCTGGGCGGGGTCAGCGCGACCTGCTACGGCCGCAGCGGTCTGTGGCAGAACCCATGGCAGCGCTACCTCGCCGGGATGCAGATCATCGAGTACGGGAGGTACGCCCACACACGCTCCCGGACCGACCTGCACACCATGGCCGGCGCCGGTTCCTTCTACAGCACGGCCGCCCTTCAGCACCTCATCGACGCCCGCGGCGAAGTCTTCTGGCAGCACAGCGGCAACCTGGTCGAGGACTACGAGACAACGCTGTCGTTGAAGGAGGCGGGCTGGCGGGTGACCGCCAACCAGTACTGCGTCGCCTACACCGACCTGATGCCGGTTCTCGGCGACCTGGTGCGCCAACGGGAGCGCTGGGTACGCGGAACACTGGACATCATGCGGCAGCGTGGCTGGACCCGGCACACGCGGCTCTCGATCGTCCAGTACGTACTCGGCCTCCTCGGCTTCGCCTACAGCCTCGGCTGGGTCGCCGTGTGGGCCGCCCAGTCCATCGCGCAGGGGCAGCCCGCCGGAGACCCGCTCTGGCTGCTCCTCCTGCTCGCCTGGTCGGTCTTCTCGGCGGTCCGGGTCATCCCGCTGGGCTGGAAGGCGATGCTGGTGTGCGCTCTGCTCCTGCCGGAGCTGGTCTTCCAGTTCATCCGTACCTACTGGATGGGCGCCTCCCTGTGGCGCTCCTACACCTCCGGAGCGGCCACATGGGCGTGA
- a CDS encoding PspC domain-containing protein — MTAPSNAAPGVAPPEAPKPTLRRTPRQKVVAGVCGGLGRYCDVDPVIFRIVIGVLSVTGGIGLIFYGFAWLLLPADGEDQNEARKLLSGRVDGAALVALLLALIGCGLFLSMLHNRGMLSFAALLTVAVVGFAVWTQSRRTADPEDPAAPPGAPAAPPGPAHTGGLGTPPPEVKAPPTPGGPSWWRDPIVKDGTTGPVGSGYLWGPPDTDAEAARAGAKAGRPTPDAPFRAPQPSPAPRGPRSIGGVVFLTALVAGGLGTGLSWEHQPLGTALQIGLVAALAVFGLGLLTASLLGRTGFGTVLMAMVTAGLLAGAAVLPKDIDTSWARQEWRPASVTAVQPRYELSTGDARLDLSGLKVPEGETVRTALDVAAGRAAVVVPADVTVEVRAEAGLGEVRLEEGQRVQVRINNGESTERTLPPPEGTAPAGTVELVVEVGIGQVEVTRAAS, encoded by the coding sequence ATGACCGCTCCCTCCAACGCCGCTCCCGGCGTCGCGCCCCCCGAAGCGCCGAAGCCGACGCTGCGGCGCACCCCCCGGCAGAAGGTCGTCGCCGGGGTGTGCGGCGGGCTGGGCCGGTACTGCGACGTGGACCCGGTGATCTTCCGGATCGTGATCGGGGTGCTGTCGGTGACCGGGGGCATCGGGCTGATCTTCTACGGCTTCGCCTGGCTGCTGCTGCCCGCCGACGGCGAGGACCAGAACGAGGCGCGCAAGCTGCTGTCGGGGCGGGTCGACGGGGCGGCCCTGGTGGCGCTGCTGCTGGCGCTGATCGGCTGCGGTCTCTTCCTGTCGATGCTGCACAACCGGGGCATGCTGTCGTTCGCCGCGCTGCTGACGGTGGCCGTCGTCGGCTTCGCCGTGTGGACGCAGTCCCGCCGGACGGCGGACCCCGAGGACCCGGCCGCCCCGCCCGGCGCACCGGCCGCCCCTCCGGGACCCGCCCACACCGGCGGGCTCGGCACGCCGCCGCCGGAGGTGAAGGCCCCTCCGACGCCGGGCGGTCCGTCGTGGTGGCGGGATCCGATCGTCAAGGACGGCACCACCGGGCCGGTCGGCTCCGGCTATCTGTGGGGACCGCCGGACACCGACGCGGAGGCGGCGCGGGCCGGGGCGAAGGCCGGGCGGCCCACTCCGGACGCCCCGTTCCGGGCGCCGCAGCCCTCGCCCGCGCCGCGCGGGCCGCGCTCGATCGGCGGTGTGGTCTTCCTGACGGCGCTGGTGGCGGGCGGTCTGGGCACGGGGCTGAGCTGGGAGCACCAGCCGCTGGGCACCGCGCTCCAGATCGGTCTCGTCGCGGCTCTCGCCGTCTTCGGGCTCGGCCTGCTGACCGCTTCGCTGCTGGGACGGACCGGCTTCGGCACGGTCCTCATGGCGATGGTCACGGCGGGCCTGCTGGCCGGCGCGGCGGTGCTGCCGAAGGACATCGACACCTCCTGGGCCCGCCAGGAGTGGCGGCCCGCCTCGGTGACCGCCGTCCAGCCGCGCTACGAACTGAGCACGGGTGACGCCCGGCTGGACCTGTCCGGCCTGAAGGTCCCCGAGGGCGAGACGGTGCGCACGGCGCTCGACGTGGCGGCGGGGCGGGCGGCCGTGGTCGTTCCGGCGGATGTGACGGTCGAGGTGCGCGCCGAGGCGGGTCTCGGGGAGGTCCGACTCGAGGAGGGGCAGCGGGTGCAGGTCCGGATCAACAACGGCGAGTCGACCGAGCGCACGCTGCCGCCGCCGGAGGGCACGGCGCCCGCCGGGACGGTCGAACTGGTCGTGGAAGTCGGCATCGGACAGGTGGAGGTCACCCGTGCTGCGTCATGA
- a CDS encoding DoxX family protein produces the protein MNGYGDSGSYGLGERRTRKERAGTYALLPLRIFLGVTFVYAGLDKLTDSAFLSATGSGSIGEMMRAVRDSSATPALVDLALKSPEGFGYAIAIGELLVGLGTLVGLWARLAALGGALISLSLWLTVSWQATPYYYGNDLPYLMAWLPLVLAGAPLFSADAFLAARRRRSR, from the coding sequence ATGAACGGATACGGCGACAGCGGTTCGTACGGACTGGGCGAGCGCAGGACACGCAAGGAGCGGGCGGGCACGTACGCCCTGCTGCCGCTGCGGATCTTCCTCGGCGTCACCTTCGTCTACGCGGGCCTCGACAAGCTCACCGACAGTGCGTTCCTGTCCGCGACCGGCAGCGGCTCGATCGGCGAGATGATGCGCGCGGTACGCGACTCCTCCGCGACCCCCGCCCTCGTCGACCTGGCCCTGAAGAGCCCCGAGGGCTTCGGCTACGCCATCGCGATCGGTGAGCTCCTCGTCGGCCTCGGCACCCTCGTCGGCCTCTGGGCCCGGCTCGCGGCGCTCGGCGGGGCGCTGATCTCACTGAGCCTCTGGCTGACCGTGAGCTGGCAGGCCACCCCGTACTACTACGGCAACGACCTGCCCTACCTCATGGCGTGGCTGCCGCTGGTGCTGGCGGGCGCCCCGTTGTTCTCCGCCGACGCCTTCCTCGCCGCGCGCCGCCGCCGCAGCAGGTAG
- a CDS encoding class II aldolase/adducin family protein codes for MSEQIAVSDPAPIPVEQLQFAMPPVHASPAEERTYRRERLAGALRLFGQLGYEDGVSGHITARDPELADCFWVNPFGAPFADITPGDLILVNGDGQVVRGRFHVNQAAFAVHAAVHRARPDTVAVAHTHSTHGRALAALREPIEPITQESCAFYEDHALYDHYSGVVVDEDEGRRIAAALGPHKAVILRNHGLLTVGDSVDAAAWWFLTLERACQVQLLARAAGKPVLISHRDAVTTRDQLGSDLVAWINYQPLWQRIGRTF; via the coding sequence GTGTCCGAGCAGATCGCCGTGTCCGACCCCGCCCCGATCCCCGTCGAGCAGCTCCAGTTCGCGATGCCGCCCGTGCACGCCTCGCCCGCCGAGGAACGCACGTACCGCAGGGAACGTCTGGCGGGCGCGCTGCGGCTGTTCGGGCAGCTCGGATACGAGGACGGGGTCTCCGGGCACATCACCGCGCGCGACCCCGAACTGGCCGACTGCTTCTGGGTCAACCCGTTCGGGGCGCCTTTCGCCGACATCACCCCCGGGGACCTGATCCTCGTCAACGGCGACGGCCAGGTCGTCCGGGGCCGCTTCCACGTCAACCAGGCCGCGTTCGCCGTGCACGCGGCGGTGCACCGGGCCCGTCCGGACACGGTGGCCGTCGCGCACACCCACTCCACGCACGGCCGGGCGCTCGCCGCCCTCAGGGAGCCGATCGAGCCGATCACCCAGGAATCCTGTGCCTTCTACGAGGACCACGCGCTGTACGACCACTACTCCGGGGTCGTCGTGGACGAGGACGAGGGCCGGCGGATCGCCGCCGCGCTCGGGCCGCACAAGGCGGTGATCCTGCGCAACCACGGGCTGCTGACCGTCGGGGACTCGGTGGACGCGGCGGCCTGGTGGTTCCTCACGCTGGAGCGCGCCTGCCAGGTGCAGCTGCTGGCGCGCGCCGCCGGGAAGCCCGTGCTCATCTCGCACCGGGACGCCGTGACCACCCGCGATCAGCTCGGCAGCGACCTGGTGGCCTGGATCAACTACCAGCCCCTGTGGCAGCGCATCGGTCGAACGTTCTGA
- a CDS encoding cyclopropane-fatty-acyl-phospholipid synthase family protein, whose protein sequence is MSAEEVRSVMSAAGNDRLTWNTPLSEDHASRLIAACDPAPGARIVDLGSGWGELLMRLVESAPGATGDGVETDPDAVARGRKLAGERGLADRVRFHGTPAAEWTEGGYDLAVCIGSSHAWPGATARESTANALAALAAAVRPGGRVLFGEGIWQREPTPAALAGLGAGPEDFGSLLELIRLAESAGLRALQVTVADEREWDLFESEGPIGRGQRWALANPGHPLHAEVTAEVDARRTGYYGGYRASFTLAYLVLGT, encoded by the coding sequence ATGTCCGCCGAAGAAGTCCGCTCCGTCATGTCCGCCGCCGGGAACGACCGTCTCACCTGGAACACCCCCCTCTCCGAGGACCACGCGTCCCGTCTCATCGCCGCCTGCGACCCCGCCCCCGGGGCCCGGATCGTCGACCTCGGCTCCGGCTGGGGCGAACTGCTGATGCGGCTCGTGGAGTCCGCGCCCGGGGCCACCGGCGACGGCGTCGAGACCGACCCGGACGCCGTGGCGCGCGGACGGAAGCTCGCCGGGGAGCGGGGGCTCGCGGACCGGGTGCGGTTCCACGGGACGCCCGCGGCCGAGTGGACCGAGGGAGGCTACGATCTCGCCGTCTGCATCGGCTCCTCGCACGCCTGGCCCGGCGCCACCGCACGCGAGTCGACCGCGAACGCCCTCGCGGCCCTCGCGGCCGCCGTACGCCCCGGCGGGCGGGTGCTGTTCGGCGAGGGGATCTGGCAGCGGGAACCCACGCCCGCCGCGCTCGCGGGGCTGGGCGCCGGGCCGGAGGACTTCGGATCACTGCTGGAGCTGATCCGGCTCGCCGAGTCCGCCGGGCTCCGCGCCCTCCAGGTCACCGTCGCCGACGAGCGCGAATGGGACCTCTTCGAGTCCGAGGGCCCGATCGGACGGGGGCAGCGGTGGGCCCTGGCGAACCCCGGACATCCGCTGCACGCCGAGGTGACGGCCGAGGTCGACGCCCGCCGCACCGGCTACTACGGCGGCTACCGCGCCTCCTTCACCCTCGCCTATCTGGTGCTCGGCACCTGA